In Thalassophryne amazonica chromosome 4, fThaAma1.1, whole genome shotgun sequence, a genomic segment contains:
- the LOC117508733 gene encoding protein FAM222B-like codes for MLACLPASGDSTFHLLTRTQMNTGLQKWETTQKMRSVSYPTPAELDAYAKKVANYPLTIQIFPNSVKVPQKKHIRRTVNGLDTSSSHNRHSPYPSQVSTAGGLLAVLHAPVKSVITEAEGSRTRQLHKIVMNSNSGPYATQSTLSLSQPAPHLQGHSQPQTPALAAQKQSMLHPQARQQQQQSVAHAVTSQQPHTMPHPQIIQQRNVAQSQALQRQQNLAQVQTLQQQNLAQPPNMQRQQSLPHAQTLQHNQSQTCPSAVPQQHLSRLQTLKPQATPQQALLVQQAVPQELRHVTDGAHLSSLQQSQGLVGSQPLPQAVGAGHSALVHSLQQPSSGAYGSRKLPDADAPPNVTVSTSTIPLSMAASLHQNRPGDLNSIVHQINQLCQARAGVGTTSVCEGQIANPSPISRNLLINASSRVSSHHPALSSIPSCLMAGPLDKSTAQGSSAALQSQPSVAVSTRMPTFHRDAENLQQLQSHLHQQKQQQQQLQQQHLHLQQLQQQQRSWVQHQLSHMQQPPEGAHPCKTPRRESSTDCAFPSRNLSYTPKLTSSAPSFLLKHAPEKTQSSSPVNCPGGSMPYVNDHYMQPPWVSVPATAGNDGHGTQEVPGVFQGGQAAASTDRIPGLKYRPWKEGTTAQLMQNVDFLGGSFQIPSFQEANLDVMEKIQRSNVGQVQAPRSGGGHTNQPGY; via the exons ATGCTGGCCTGTCTGCCAGCTTCAGGTGACTCAACCTTCCATCTTCTTACCCGTACGCAGATGAACACTGGACTTCAGAAAT GGGAAACTACACAGAAGATGAGATCTGTCAGCTATCCAACCCCAGCAGAGTTGGATGCCTATGCTAAGAAAGTTGCAAACTACCCTCTGACCATCCAGATCTTCCCCAACAGCGTCAAAGTACCTCAAAAGAAGCACATTCGCCGCACAGTCAACGGACTTGACACATCCTCTTCCCACAACAGACACAGTCCCTACCCCTCTCAGGTCAGCACTGCTGGGGGCTTGCTGGCTGTCCTCCACGCTCCTGTCAAAAGTGTTATTACGGAGGCAGAAGGGAGCCGCACCCGACAGCTTCACAAGATCGTCATGAATTCTAACAGCGGGCCGTATGCTACGCAAAGCACTTTAAGTCTTTCTCAGCCTGCTCCTCACTTACAAGGCCATTCTCAGCCTCAGACGCCGGCCTTAGCTGCCCAGAAACAGAGTATGCTCCATCCACAGGcacgacagcagcagcagcaaagcgTGGCTCATGCAGTGACTTCACAGCAGCCTCACACTATGCCTCATCCTCAAATTATACAACAAAGGAACGTGGCTCAGTCACAAGCTTTGCAGCGGCAACAGAATTTGGCCCAGGTTCAGACTTTGCAACAGCAAAATTTGGCTCAGCCACCAAATATGCAGAGGCAGCAGAGTTTGCCACATGCCCAGACTCTGCAGCATAACCAGAGCCAAACATGTCCATCAGCTGTGCCACAGCAGCATCTTTCTCGTCTACAGACACTAAAGCCTCAGGCGACTCCTCAACAAGCTTTACTTGTGCAGCAAGCAGTGCCTCAGGAACTGCGGCACGTGACTGATGGAGCTCACCTTTCAAGCCTACAACAATCCCAGGGTCTTGTTGGCTCACAGCCACTTCCCCAGGCTGTGGGTGCAGGGCATTCTGCCTTGGTTCATAGCCTCCAGCAGCCCTCATCTGGTGCCTACGGGTCCCGGAAGCTTCCCGATGCTGATGCACCACCAAATGTTACTGTATCTACCTCCACAATCCCGTTATCCATGGCAGCCAGCCTGCACCAGAACCGGCCTGGTGACCTAAACAGCATTGTTCACCAAATCAACCAGTTATGCCAGGCACGGGCTGGTGTGGGTACCACCTCTGTTTGTGAAGGTCAGATTGCCAATCCCAGCCCCATCAGTCGCAACTTGCTTATCAATGCCAGTTCTAGGGTGTCTTCTCATCATCCAGCTCTGAGCTCGATTCCGAGCTGCCTCATGGCAGGACCCCTAGACAAAAGTACAGCTCAAGGGTCCAGTGCtgctctccagtcacagcctagTGTAGCTGTCAGTACCCGTATGCCAACCTTTCACAGAGACgcagaaaacctccagcagcttCAAAGCCATTTACATCAgcagaaacagcagcagcagcaattacAACAGCAACATTTACATCTGCAGCAGCTGCAACAGCAGCAGCGCTCGTGGGTGCAGCATCAACTGTCGCACATGCAGCAACCCCCTGAGGGGGCTCACCCCTGCAAGACCCCAAGGAGGGAGTCTTCCACTGATTGTGCTTTCCCGTCTCGAAACCTCAGTTATACCCCAAAACTCACCAGCTCCGCTCCATCCtttcttttaaaacatgcaccAGAAAAAACGCAGTCGTCATCCCCGGTTAATTGTCCAGGAGGTTCCATGCCTTATGTTAATGATCACTACATGCAACCCCCTTGGGTCAGCGTCCCAGCCACAGCAGGTAATGATGGACATGGTACTCAGGAGGTCCCAGGTGTTTTCCAGGGAGGGCAGGCTGCTGCCTCCACAGACCGCATTCCAGGATTAAAGTACAGACCATGGAAAGAAGGTACCACGGCCCAGTTAATGCAGAATGTGGACTTTCTTGGAGGGAGCTTCCAGATTCCCAGCTTCCAGGAGGCAAATTTGGATGTGATGGAGAAGATACAGCGGTCAAACGTTGGCCAGGTTCAGGCGCCCCGGAGTGGTGGTGGACACACTAATCAACCAGGCTACTGA